In Sinorhizobium sojae CCBAU 05684, a single window of DNA contains:
- a CDS encoding CBS domain-containing protein, which translates to MQAKDFMTQGVISISPEHSVSHAARIMLENHISGLLVRDDEGKLLGVLSEGDLLRRAELGPAAWRSSTEKHYASAESFTRSHSWRVGDVMTRQLVTVGEDTPLDRVAAIMAVNEVNRVPVMQGEKTVGIITRSDILRAIARSVPDITAAGEQAKRRAVLTRLSDDLGLDRESIDVTVEDGIVCLWGEVESEAKREAARVVAEKIGGVGCVQNRLRVAQS; encoded by the coding sequence ATGCAGGCAAAGGATTTCATGACCCAAGGCGTCATCAGCATAAGCCCCGAGCATAGCGTCAGTCATGCCGCGCGCATCATGCTCGAAAACCACATCAGCGGTCTGCTTGTCCGCGACGATGAAGGAAAGCTCCTCGGCGTCCTGTCCGAAGGCGACCTCCTGAGGCGCGCCGAGCTGGGGCCGGCCGCCTGGAGGAGTTCGACGGAGAAACATTACGCTTCGGCGGAGAGCTTCACGAGGAGCCACAGCTGGCGCGTCGGAGACGTCATGACCCGGCAACTCGTCACGGTCGGCGAGGATACGCCGCTCGACCGCGTCGCCGCCATCATGGCGGTCAACGAGGTCAACCGCGTTCCGGTCATGCAAGGCGAAAAGACCGTCGGCATCATCACCCGCAGCGATATCTTGCGCGCGATTGCCAGATCCGTGCCTGATATCACGGCAGCCGGGGAGCAGGCGAAGCGGCGAGCCGTACTCACGCGGCTGTCGGACGATCTCGGACTTGATCGAGAGAGCATAGACGTCACCGTCGAGGATGGTATCGTCTGCCTATGGGGCGAGGTCGAGAGCGAGGCCAAACGCGAGGCAGCCCGAGTCGTGGCCGAAAAGATCGGCGGTGTCGGCTGCGTCCAGAACCGGCTTCGTGTTGCTCAGAGCTGA
- a CDS encoding Hsp20/alpha crystallin family protein, which produces MAEKATKLPVKTEEKAVKHGAESWLPFESLRSEIDRLFDEFTPSLWRRPFGSALMQRMPRISEWAMAPAVDVAETEKSYEITAELPGMEETDIEVKISNGSLTIKGEKQESKEEKSKEYFVSERRYGSFQRTFQMPEGVDADKVEAAFAKGVLTITLPKTEEAQKKERKVAVKAA; this is translated from the coding sequence ATGGCTGAGAAAGCAACGAAACTCCCCGTCAAGACGGAAGAGAAAGCGGTAAAGCACGGCGCAGAATCATGGCTCCCATTTGAAAGCCTTCGCTCCGAAATCGACCGCCTGTTCGACGAGTTCACTCCGTCGCTTTGGCGCCGCCCATTCGGGTCCGCGCTCATGCAGCGCATGCCGCGCATTTCGGAATGGGCAATGGCCCCGGCTGTCGACGTTGCGGAGACGGAGAAGAGCTACGAGATCACTGCCGAATTGCCCGGGATGGAGGAGACGGATATCGAGGTGAAGATCTCGAACGGAAGTCTGACGATCAAGGGCGAAAAGCAGGAGTCCAAGGAAGAAAAAAGTAAGGAGTACTTCGTCTCCGAGCGCCGCTACGGATCGTTTCAGCGAACCTTCCAAATGCCCGAGGGCGTCGATGCCGACAAAGTCGAGGCAGCCTTCGCAAAGGGGGTTCTGACAATCACCCTGCCGAAGACCGAGGAGGCGCAAAAGAAGGAACGCAAGGTCGCTGTGAAAGCCGCCTAG
- a CDS encoding ABC transporter ATP-binding protein — MENETSAIALEARDLVKIYRMGAVEVHALRGVDVEFRESELVVLLGPSGSGKSTLLNILGGLDNPTSGTVMFRDRVLSLGSERAMNLYRRNHVGFVFQFYNLIPSLTARENVALVTEIARDPMQPGEALAMVGLADRMDHFPAQLSGGEQQRVAIARAIAKRPDLLLCDEPTGALDSKTGILVLDAILRINRELGTTTALITHNAVIAEIANRVLYFADGRIVETRRNTIQRAPAELSW; from the coding sequence GTGGAGAATGAGACATCGGCCATAGCCCTTGAGGCGCGCGATCTCGTTAAGATCTATCGCATGGGAGCAGTGGAGGTCCATGCGTTGCGGGGCGTCGATGTCGAGTTCCGCGAAAGCGAACTGGTGGTGCTGCTGGGGCCGTCCGGAAGCGGGAAATCGACCCTCCTCAATATTCTCGGCGGTCTCGATAATCCAACCAGCGGCACGGTCATGTTTCGCGACCGCGTGCTCTCGCTCGGCAGCGAGCGCGCAATGAATCTCTACCGGCGCAACCATGTCGGATTCGTGTTTCAGTTCTACAATCTCATTCCGAGCCTGACCGCGCGCGAAAACGTCGCGCTGGTGACGGAGATTGCCAGAGATCCGATGCAGCCGGGCGAAGCGCTGGCGATGGTCGGACTGGCCGACCGGATGGATCATTTTCCGGCGCAGCTCTCCGGCGGCGAGCAGCAGAGGGTCGCCATCGCCCGCGCGATCGCGAAGCGGCCCGACCTGCTGCTTTGCGACGAGCCCACGGGCGCTCTTGACAGCAAGACGGGCATTCTGGTGCTCGATGCGATCCTCAGGATAAATCGTGAGCTCGGAACAACCACGGCGCTCATCACCCACAACGCCGTGATTGCCGAGATTGCCAATCGCGTGCTCTACTTTGCCGACGGGCGCATCGTCGAGACGCGACGGAACACCATTCAACGCGCTCCAGCCGAACTCTCCTGGTAG
- a CDS encoding universal stress protein — translation MSFKTILAVVGASHGDEDLRIAADLCGQAGAHLSVLVTAWAPEPMGRYPTMTPAWVEQRDRSMQALQERVGQARDLLGRREISSDVDSVYSEVAAADYDIGERSIYCDLLLIGPDAFADADLKRQVLGGGLLQAGRPLLLIPPGTKPTLQPKTVLLAWDSRAQSARAAREALEMMSKAESVRVTMVDPTASLRGSGDEPGADVAAYLARHGINVTVDTLPSGGKTVAQVLQQHAVDVSADIIVMGAYGHSRLRESIFGGVTRSMLDETKLPVLMAR, via the coding sequence ATGTCTTTCAAGACCATACTCGCGGTCGTCGGCGCCTCGCACGGCGACGAGGACTTGCGGATTGCCGCCGACCTCTGCGGTCAGGCAGGCGCGCATCTAAGTGTGCTCGTCACGGCTTGGGCGCCAGAACCGATGGGGCGCTATCCGACAATGACCCCGGCATGGGTGGAGCAACGGGACCGAAGCATGCAGGCGCTCCAGGAACGGGTCGGGCAGGCGCGCGACCTGCTCGGCCGGCGCGAAATCTCCTCCGATGTCGACAGCGTCTATTCGGAAGTGGCGGCGGCGGACTACGACATAGGCGAACGTTCGATCTACTGCGATCTCCTTCTGATTGGCCCCGATGCCTTTGCCGATGCCGATTTGAAGCGGCAGGTCCTGGGCGGCGGGCTGCTTCAGGCTGGTCGCCCGCTCCTGCTGATCCCGCCCGGCACGAAACCGACGCTGCAGCCAAAAACGGTGCTGCTGGCTTGGGATTCGCGAGCGCAATCCGCGCGTGCCGCGCGCGAAGCGCTGGAAATGATGTCAAAGGCCGAATCCGTTCGCGTCACCATGGTCGATCCGACGGCATCGCTCCGGGGGAGCGGAGATGAACCCGGTGCGGACGTTGCCGCCTATCTCGCCCGGCACGGCATTAATGTGACGGTCGATACATTGCCGAGCGGCGGAAAGACGGTGGCGCAGGTTCTCCAGCAACATGCCGTCGATGTGTCCGCTGATATCATCGTAATGGGCGCCTATGGTCACTCTCGCTTGCGGGAATCCATCTTCGGCGGCGTAACGCGATCGATGCTCGATGAGACGAAGCTCCCCGTCTTGATGGCGCGGTGA
- the groL gene encoding chaperonin GroEL (60 kDa chaperone family; promotes refolding of misfolded polypeptides especially under stressful conditions; forms two stacked rings of heptamers to form a barrel-shaped 14mer; ends can be capped by GroES; misfolded proteins enter the barrel where they are refolded when GroES binds) — protein MAHKQVLFHSAAREKILRGTTQLADAVRVTLGPRSKAVLIERKWGTPIVCNDGVTIAKEFDLKDPEENLGARMLRQAAEKTGEIVGDGTTTSTILAQAIFSDGLRNVVAGASAIDIKHGLDRALKRAVAELKRNSRPVSEKREKEQVATISAHNDTQIGALIGEAMEKVGDDGVISVEESKSTETILEVVEGMQFDRGYISPYFVTDAERMEVVLEGAAILLFDRKINSLKDCVQLLEAVAKSGTPLLIIAEDVETEALATLIVNQMRGTLRNCAVKAPGFGDRRKALLQDIAILTGGQLISEELGISLETVAFEQLGRAERVVVTKETTTVIGGAGDKKAISARAEQIRREIAATTSSYDREKLEERLAKLSGGVAVIKVGAATEAELKSKKEALDDAISATKAAVAEGILPGGGLALLRCIRAVEEEEKACEGDERTGVQILRRALELPARQIAENSSTDGGVVVAKMLEGKGNFGFDAGRKIYVDLVSAGIVDPTKVIRVALENAVSVASVLLLTEATMTEVPEAQKEALSEAAMQA, from the coding sequence ATGGCTCACAAGCAAGTGCTTTTCCATTCTGCAGCCCGAGAGAAGATCTTGAGGGGCACCACGCAACTGGCGGATGCGGTACGCGTCACGCTCGGCCCCCGCTCGAAGGCCGTCCTGATCGAACGAAAGTGGGGAACCCCGATCGTCTGCAATGACGGCGTGACGATCGCCAAGGAGTTCGATCTCAAGGATCCGGAAGAAAATCTTGGGGCGCGGATGCTGCGGCAGGCAGCGGAAAAGACCGGGGAAATTGTTGGCGACGGGACGACCACGTCGACCATCCTCGCCCAAGCGATCTTCTCCGATGGTCTGCGAAACGTCGTCGCGGGCGCGAGCGCCATCGACATCAAGCACGGACTCGACCGGGCTCTGAAACGTGCCGTCGCCGAACTGAAGAGGAATTCCCGTCCCGTTTCGGAAAAGCGGGAGAAGGAACAGGTCGCGACGATTTCCGCCCACAATGACACGCAGATCGGCGCGCTGATTGGCGAGGCGATGGAAAAGGTCGGAGACGACGGCGTCATCAGTGTCGAGGAATCAAAATCGACCGAAACAATCCTCGAGGTGGTCGAGGGCATGCAGTTCGATCGCGGTTACATCTCACCCTATTTCGTCACAGACGCCGAGCGAATGGAGGTCGTCCTCGAAGGAGCGGCGATCCTCCTCTTCGACCGCAAGATCAACTCCCTCAAAGACTGCGTGCAACTGCTGGAGGCCGTCGCAAAATCCGGAACACCGCTGCTGATCATCGCCGAAGATGTCGAGACGGAAGCACTGGCGACGCTCATCGTCAACCAGATGCGCGGGACGCTCAGGAATTGCGCGGTCAAGGCGCCAGGCTTTGGAGACCGCCGCAAAGCGCTGCTGCAGGACATCGCCATTCTCACGGGCGGCCAGCTCATCTCAGAGGAGCTGGGCATATCTCTTGAAACCGTCGCTTTCGAGCAGCTCGGCCGCGCCGAGCGGGTCGTCGTCACGAAAGAGACAACGACGGTCATCGGCGGGGCCGGAGACAAGAAGGCGATCAGCGCGCGCGCGGAGCAGATACGGCGAGAAATAGCGGCGACCACCAGCAGCTACGATCGCGAGAAGCTCGAAGAGCGACTGGCCAAGCTTTCAGGCGGCGTTGCCGTGATCAAGGTGGGTGCTGCAACCGAGGCGGAGCTGAAGTCGAAGAAGGAGGCGCTCGACGATGCGATCAGTGCGACCAAGGCCGCCGTGGCCGAAGGCATCCTGCCCGGTGGGGGGCTTGCCCTGCTACGCTGCATCCGGGCTGTCGAGGAAGAAGAAAAGGCCTGCGAGGGAGACGAGCGCACAGGCGTCCAGATTCTCAGGCGGGCGCTGGAGCTGCCAGCCCGGCAGATCGCCGAAAATTCGTCGACCGACGGTGGTGTAGTAGTCGCCAAGATGCTGGAGGGCAAAGGCAATTTTGGTTTCGACGCGGGTCGGAAAATCTATGTCGACCTGGTCTCCGCCGGCATCGTCGATCCGACGAAGGTCATTCGCGTCGCGCTCGAAAACGCAGTTTCTGTTGCAAGTGTGCTGTTGCTGACCGAGGCAACGATGACCGAAGTTCCCGAAGCGCAGAAGGAAGCCTTGTCCGAAGCTGCGATGCAGGCGTAG
- a CDS encoding ribose-phosphate diphosphokinase: MRIFALNGTRPLGQEIAANAGITLAAHEERDFEDGEHKARPLVSVRGEDVFVIHALNGNRDGSVNDKLLKLLFFIAACRENGASRVTAVVPYLAYARKDRQTKARDPLTTRYVAEIFEAVGTDQFVAFDVHNIAAFQNAFRCRTIHLSAKGMLASRIAQKTPEGPVAIFSPDSGGVKRAQLLKEAYERLSGKAALFGLLEKRRSRGIVSGELFAGEVENATVFIVDDMISTGGTMLRAAEACRQRGAKAVYAVVTHGLFGKGAEAALAHPAIEKTIVTDSVAPFPLERDLLQSSVEVIASAPLFAEAIRRLSDGGSISVLLGDDE, translated from the coding sequence ATGCGTATCTTTGCACTGAACGGAACGAGACCTCTCGGACAGGAAATCGCCGCGAACGCCGGCATCACCCTCGCTGCGCACGAAGAACGCGATTTCGAGGATGGCGAACACAAGGCGCGTCCGCTCGTGAGCGTGCGGGGCGAGGATGTCTTCGTCATCCATGCGCTCAACGGCAATAGGGATGGTTCGGTCAATGACAAGCTCCTGAAGCTGCTTTTCTTCATTGCCGCATGCCGCGAAAACGGCGCCTCGCGGGTTACCGCTGTCGTCCCGTACCTTGCCTATGCACGCAAGGACCGGCAAACCAAGGCGCGTGATCCCTTGACCACGCGCTATGTGGCTGAAATCTTCGAAGCCGTCGGCACCGATCAGTTCGTGGCATTCGACGTCCACAATATCGCGGCGTTTCAGAACGCTTTCCGCTGCCGCACCATACATCTCAGCGCGAAGGGCATGTTAGCGTCACGCATCGCGCAAAAAACTCCCGAAGGGCCGGTTGCGATTTTCTCTCCCGACAGCGGTGGCGTTAAGCGTGCGCAACTGCTGAAGGAGGCGTATGAGCGACTGTCCGGAAAGGCCGCGCTGTTCGGCCTGCTTGAAAAGCGCCGCAGCCGAGGCATAGTTTCCGGCGAACTCTTTGCCGGAGAGGTCGAGAACGCGACCGTCTTCATCGTGGACGACATGATCAGCACCGGCGGCACGATGCTGAGGGCCGCAGAGGCGTGCCGACAACGAGGCGCCAAGGCCGTTTACGCCGTGGTGACCCATGGCCTCTTCGGGAAGGGCGCGGAAGCGGCGCTGGCGCATCCCGCTATCGAAAAGACCATTGTGACGGATTCCGTGGCTCCCTTCCCGCTTGAAAGGGACCTCCTCCAATCCTCTGTCGAGGTGATCGCAAGCGCTCCGCTTTTTGCCGAGGCCATCCGCCGGCTTTCCGACGGCGGCTCGATCTCCGTGCTCCTAGGCGACGACGAGTGA
- the ppsA gene encoding phosphoenolpyruvate synthase, with protein sequence MGAAVIWFENVQRHDIARVGGKNASLGEMIAALSSSGIEVPNGFATTAVAYWRFIDANGLRAPIGALLRKWESGKTSLAETGAAIRKIILGGRWPTDVEEEIITAYRSLSRMLDVGEASVAVRSSATAEDLPTASFAGQQESFLNVVGEGALMDACRRCYASLFTDRAISYRKANAFDHMKVALSVGVQQMVRSDLGGAGVMFSIETETGFDKVVLINAAWGLGEYVVKGVVDPDEYRAFKPLLADSACAPIIQKRLGTKTSKLIYGDSGAPTRGVPTSAEEQASLVLSDAEILTLARWAVALEEHYGCPMDIEWAKDGDCRIYIVQARPETVQARAAPGLLPTYRIGKKGRLLAKGLAIGNGIAAGPVCLIDRPEDIGKFVDGAILVTTTTDPDWVSVMKRASAIVTDHGGRTSHAAIVSRELGVPAIVGAENATEALRSGDVVTVSCAEGDEGFIYEGRSEFKAETISLADIPETRTKVMLNLADPQSASRWWRFPADGIGLARMEFVITNAIQIHPMALVHFDRLKDRTAQERIAALTAGYPEKTDYFVDQLSQGLARLAAVAYPNPVIVRMSDFKTNEYAGLCGGAEFEPQEENPMIGFRGASRYYSPKYRDGFALECRAIKLLRETMGFRNVVVMIPFCRSVTEAEKVLAVMAENGLKRGVDGLEVYVMCEIPSNVVLATAFARAFDGFSIGSNDLTQLTLGVDRDSEDLAASFNEEDEAVKWMIAKVITDARQAGTKIGLCGQAPSDHPNFAAFLVECGINSVSVTPDSFVAVKKAVAAAEKAR encoded by the coding sequence ATGGGCGCAGCAGTCATTTGGTTCGAGAATGTGCAACGACACGACATCGCCAGAGTCGGCGGCAAGAACGCCTCGCTCGGAGAGATGATTGCCGCCCTGTCTTCATCCGGCATAGAGGTGCCGAACGGCTTTGCGACGACTGCCGTGGCCTATTGGCGCTTTATAGACGCAAACGGGCTGCGGGCGCCGATCGGTGCACTGCTTCGGAAATGGGAGAGCGGCAAGACATCGCTCGCCGAAACGGGCGCTGCTATCCGCAAAATCATCCTGGGCGGACGCTGGCCCACCGACGTCGAGGAGGAGATCATCACCGCCTATCGCAGCCTCTCGCGCATGCTGGATGTCGGGGAGGCATCGGTCGCCGTGCGTTCGAGCGCCACCGCGGAAGATCTGCCGACGGCGAGCTTTGCCGGACAGCAGGAGAGCTTTCTCAATGTCGTCGGCGAGGGAGCCCTAATGGATGCCTGCCGGCGCTGCTATGCTTCGCTCTTTACCGATCGCGCTATCAGCTACCGCAAGGCAAACGCCTTCGACCACATGAAAGTGGCTCTGTCCGTGGGCGTCCAGCAGATGGTTCGTTCCGATCTCGGCGGCGCCGGCGTCATGTTCTCGATCGAGACCGAGACCGGCTTCGACAAGGTCGTACTGATCAACGCCGCTTGGGGGCTGGGCGAATACGTCGTCAAGGGCGTCGTCGATCCTGACGAATACCGCGCCTTCAAGCCGCTGCTCGCCGATTCGGCATGTGCGCCTATCATCCAGAAGAGACTCGGTACCAAGACCAGCAAACTAATCTATGGCGACTCCGGCGCGCCGACGCGCGGCGTTCCGACGTCGGCGGAAGAACAGGCGAGCCTTGTCTTGAGCGATGCCGAGATCTTGACGCTAGCGCGATGGGCGGTCGCGCTGGAGGAGCATTATGGCTGTCCGATGGATATCGAGTGGGCAAAGGACGGCGACTGCCGGATTTACATCGTCCAGGCGCGGCCCGAAACGGTGCAGGCAAGAGCGGCGCCCGGCCTGCTCCCGACTTATCGTATCGGCAAGAAGGGCCGCCTCCTGGCAAAGGGATTGGCGATCGGCAATGGCATTGCTGCGGGGCCCGTGTGCCTGATCGACCGTCCCGAAGACATTGGCAAGTTCGTTGATGGCGCCATCCTCGTCACCACGACCACAGATCCCGATTGGGTGTCGGTGATGAAGCGCGCTTCAGCCATCGTCACCGACCATGGAGGCCGAACCTCCCATGCAGCGATCGTCAGCCGGGAGCTCGGCGTTCCGGCAATCGTCGGTGCGGAAAATGCGACAGAGGCGTTGCGCTCGGGCGACGTTGTGACGGTTTCCTGTGCCGAGGGTGACGAGGGCTTCATCTATGAGGGGCGTTCCGAGTTCAAGGCGGAGACGATCAGCCTCGCGGACATACCTGAGACGCGCACAAAGGTGATGCTCAACCTCGCAGACCCGCAATCCGCCTCGCGCTGGTGGAGGTTTCCCGCCGACGGGATCGGATTGGCACGCATGGAATTCGTGATAACCAACGCCATTCAAATCCACCCGATGGCGCTCGTGCACTTCGACCGGCTCAAGGATCGAACGGCTCAGGAGAGGATTGCCGCCTTGACCGCGGGTTATCCGGAAAAGACCGACTATTTCGTCGACCAGCTTTCCCAAGGGCTCGCCCGCCTCGCCGCTGTCGCCTATCCCAATCCGGTCATCGTCCGCATGAGCGATTTCAAGACCAACGAATATGCCGGACTTTGCGGCGGGGCGGAGTTCGAGCCGCAGGAAGAAAATCCGATGATCGGCTTCCGCGGCGCATCACGCTACTACTCGCCGAAATACCGCGACGGCTTTGCACTCGAATGCCGGGCGATCAAGCTGCTGCGCGAGACGATGGGCTTCCGCAACGTTGTCGTGATGATCCCGTTCTGTCGGTCTGTGACCGAGGCGGAAAAGGTGCTTGCCGTCATGGCCGAAAACGGCCTCAAGCGGGGAGTGGACGGCCTGGAAGTCTACGTTATGTGCGAGATCCCCTCAAACGTCGTCTTGGCGACCGCCTTTGCGCGTGCTTTCGACGGCTTTTCGATAGGCTCCAACGATCTGACGCAACTCACGCTCGGGGTCGACCGCGACTCCGAAGATCTCGCCGCCTCCTTCAATGAGGAGGACGAGGCGGTGAAATGGATGATTGCCAAGGTCATCACCGATGCCAGGCAGGCCGGCACGAAGATCGGCCTGTGCGGCCAGGCGCCAAGCGACCATCCCAATTTTGCAGCCTTCCTGGTTGAATGCGGCATCAATTCCGTGTCCGTCACGCCTGACAGCTTCGTCGCGGTGAAGAAGGCCGTGGCGGCGGCGGAGAAGGCGAGGTAG
- a CDS encoding ABC transporter permease, with protein MSSLDRKLLRGLWQLKAQVLAIALVIASGTALLIMALTTIESLEETTTAYYERTRFADVFARTKRAPEYVGRDIAEIPGVRLAETRIVDGGILDMPGYSEPVVAQLISLPEHGPQLLNALVIRSGRLVDPSRPDEVVVSEPFADAHGLKPGDSFDAILRGNKRKLQVVGTALSPEFVYAIAPGGLMPDDERFGVLWMGRDALAAAFDLQSAFNSVTLSLLPDADSRDVIRRLDTLLAPFGGIGAYGRADQTSNWFLQSEIAQQKNMSKVMPTIFLAVAAFLTNMVMARLIETERREIGLLKAFGYGNVAIGWHYAKMVLAIGALGILIGSLLGAWLGHWNTELYTQFYRFPFLLYRPGPDGFMIAGAISLAAALAGSLFAVRRAVRLPPAEAMQPPSPPVYRRSWASRTALADALDEPSRMIVRRIIRWPVRAFLASLGLAMSIAVLIMALQWVDAIDSLVETVFERGQRQDATVAFNDLQPIHTVRDFENLPGVLTAEPYRYVATRIVNRHLVERQGIVGVPQGAILSPVFDNDRGRIEVPPDGLVLSRKLAELLEVETGDTVAVEMLEGRQHRVNLPVVQIFDTYIGTPAYMDMAALNRMAGDGRVVSGLHIRVDPPSRATLLTRLKDIPNVAAVLFRQAAIDTFYKTMGETIFIFIGFFVVFSLTLSVGVTYNSIRIALSERARELATLRVLGFSRWEISYILLGEVGILTWISIPLGGVIGFSLAWYMTSAFETELYRVPLVLRDATYGKAALIALAAALTCAAIVRRRLDRLDLIAVLKTRE; from the coding sequence ATGAGCAGTCTCGATCGAAAACTCCTCCGCGGCCTTTGGCAACTGAAGGCCCAGGTATTGGCGATCGCTCTCGTCATCGCTTCCGGCACGGCATTGCTCATCATGGCGTTGACGACGATTGAATCGCTCGAAGAGACCACTACCGCCTATTACGAGCGAACCCGTTTTGCCGACGTCTTCGCCCGGACGAAGCGCGCTCCCGAATATGTCGGACGCGATATCGCCGAGATACCAGGCGTGCGGCTGGCCGAAACGAGAATTGTCGACGGCGGCATCCTCGACATGCCCGGCTATTCCGAGCCGGTCGTCGCCCAGCTCATTTCACTCCCCGAACACGGACCGCAGCTCTTGAATGCACTGGTGATCCGCTCCGGTCGCCTGGTCGACCCGAGCCGGCCGGACGAAGTGGTCGTCAGCGAGCCCTTCGCCGATGCCCATGGATTGAAGCCTGGCGACTCTTTTGACGCGATCCTCAGAGGGAACAAACGCAAGCTCCAGGTAGTCGGCACTGCGCTGAGCCCGGAATTCGTCTACGCCATTGCACCGGGCGGGCTCATGCCGGACGATGAGCGGTTCGGCGTCCTATGGATGGGGAGAGATGCGCTGGCGGCGGCCTTCGACCTGCAGTCAGCCTTCAACAGCGTGACCTTGAGTCTTCTGCCCGACGCGGACTCCAGGGATGTCATCCGGCGTCTGGACACCCTGCTTGCCCCCTTCGGGGGCATAGGAGCTTATGGCCGGGCCGACCAGACCTCGAACTGGTTCCTCCAGAGCGAGATTGCCCAGCAGAAGAACATGTCGAAGGTCATGCCGACCATCTTCCTTGCGGTCGCGGCCTTCCTGACGAACATGGTGATGGCGCGCCTGATCGAGACCGAGCGCCGGGAAATCGGGCTCCTGAAGGCGTTCGGCTACGGAAATGTGGCGATCGGTTGGCATTACGCCAAGATGGTCCTGGCCATCGGAGCGCTCGGCATTCTGATCGGCTCCCTTCTCGGCGCCTGGCTGGGCCATTGGAATACGGAGCTCTACACGCAGTTCTACCGGTTTCCGTTCCTGCTCTATCGCCCCGGGCCGGACGGTTTCATGATCGCCGGTGCAATCAGCCTGGCGGCCGCACTCGCGGGTAGCCTTTTCGCGGTACGTCGCGCTGTCCGGCTGCCGCCCGCCGAGGCGATGCAGCCGCCCTCACCACCTGTCTACCGGCGCAGCTGGGCCTCGCGCACCGCGCTTGCGGATGCGCTGGACGAACCGTCGCGGATGATCGTCCGGCGCATCATCCGCTGGCCGGTACGGGCATTCCTTGCAAGCCTCGGTCTCGCCATGTCCATCGCCGTGCTCATCATGGCGTTACAATGGGTCGACGCCATCGACTCCCTCGTCGAAACCGTCTTCGAACGCGGGCAGCGCCAGGATGCAACCGTGGCCTTCAACGACCTGCAACCGATCCACACCGTCAGAGACTTCGAGAACCTGCCTGGGGTGCTGACGGCAGAACCCTACCGCTATGTCGCGACGCGCATCGTCAACCGGCATCTCGTCGAACGGCAAGGCATTGTCGGGGTGCCGCAGGGCGCCATTCTGAGCCCGGTCTTCGACAACGACCGCGGCCGCATCGAGGTCCCGCCCGACGGCCTCGTTCTCTCGCGCAAGCTTGCCGAGCTCCTGGAAGTCGAAACCGGCGACACTGTCGCCGTCGAAATGCTGGAAGGGCGCCAGCACCGCGTTAACCTGCCGGTGGTGCAGATTTTCGATACCTATATCGGCACACCGGCCTATATGGACATGGCCGCGCTCAATCGTATGGCCGGTGACGGTCGGGTCGTCAGTGGGTTGCACATCCGCGTCGATCCGCCAAGCCGCGCGACCCTGCTGACGCGGCTGAAGGATATCCCCAATGTCGCCGCGGTTCTCTTCCGGCAGGCCGCCATCGACACCTTCTACAAGACCATGGGCGAAACCATCTTCATCTTCATCGGCTTTTTCGTCGTTTTCTCGCTGACGCTCTCCGTCGGCGTCACTTACAATTCCATCCGCATCGCCCTCTCCGAACGGGCGCGCGAGCTCGCGACACTCCGCGTTCTGGGGTTCAGCCGTTGGGAGATTTCCTACATTCTTCTTGGCGAAGTCGGCATTCTGACCTGGATATCCATTCCGCTGGGCGGGGTTATCGGCTTCAGTCTGGCCTGGTACATGACCAGCGCCTTCGAGACGGAACTTTACCGCGTGCCGTTGGTGCTTCGGGATGCGACCTATGGCAAGGCCGCGTTGATCGCGCTTGCGGCCGCGCTAACCTGCGCCGCCATTGTGCGCCGGCGGCTCGACCGCCTGGACCTGATAGCGGTGCTGAAAACGAGGGAGTAG